A stretch of the Planktothricoides raciborskii GIHE-MW2 genome encodes the following:
- the tilS gene encoding tRNA lysidine(34) synthetase TilS — protein MLNPSNHFAWTPLHSKIHQTLRQRQLLLPNDRILIAVSGGQDSLCLAKLLLDLRRKWHWQLAIAHCDHGWRPDSKANAEYVAQLAHSWDLPFHLVTAENLADHSEASARQWRYQVLEAIATEHNYGTIVLGHTQSDRAETLLFNLMRGTGADGLQALTWQRQLTDKIKLVRPLLEVTRSQTGEFCSGAAIFIWEDATNQDLKYARNRIRKELIPYLCTHFNPQVEQQIAQTAELLRAEVEYLEVIACELLQQCLPQNQQKVNSNPEKNMVNRRILFTAPLAIQRRMMRRWLQKVLPANPNFEQIEKLIQLIGSSNGSQTDPFPGGAIARVEGDWIILDQSTTKN, from the coding sequence ATGCTTAATCCATCTAATCATTTTGCTTGGACACCCCTGCACAGTAAAATACATCAAACCCTACGACAGCGACAGTTGTTATTACCAAACGATCGCATTCTGATCGCCGTTTCTGGGGGTCAAGATTCTTTATGTTTGGCTAAACTGCTGTTAGACTTACGTCGTAAATGGCATTGGCAATTGGCGATCGCTCATTGCGATCATGGTTGGCGACCTGACTCAAAAGCCAACGCTGAATATGTCGCCCAATTAGCCCATTCCTGGGATTTACCATTTCATTTGGTCACCGCTGAAAATTTAGCCGATCATAGCGAAGCTTCAGCAAGGCAATGGCGATATCAAGTCTTAGAAGCGATCGCCACCGAACATAACTACGGCACCATTGTTCTGGGACACACTCAAAGCGATCGGGCAGAAACACTTTTATTTAATCTGATGCGGGGCACAGGAGCCGATGGTTTACAAGCCTTGACTTGGCAACGCCAACTCACCGATAAAATAAAACTCGTGCGTCCTTTACTCGAAGTCACTCGCAGTCAAACCGGCGAATTTTGCTCCGGTGCAGCAATTTTTATTTGGGAAGATGCCACAAATCAAGACTTGAAATATGCTCGCAACCGGATCCGCAAAGAATTAATTCCTTATTTATGCACTCACTTCAATCCTCAAGTCGAACAACAGATCGCACAAACAGCGGAACTATTGCGAGCGGAGGTGGAATATCTCGAAGTCATCGCCTGTGAATTACTTCAGCAGTGCTTACCACAAAATCAACAAAAAGTCAATAGTAATCCCGAAAAAAACATGGTAAATCGCCGGATTTTGTTCACGGCTCCCCTGGCGATTCAGCGTCGGATGATGCGACGGTGGTTACAGAAGGTGCTTCCGGCGAATCCAAACTTCGAGCAGATCGAAAAATTGATTCAGTTGATTGGTAGCTCTAATGGTTCGCAAACCGATCCGTTTCCGGGTGGGGCGATCGCTCGCGTAGAAGGGGATTGGATCATCCTAGATCAATCCACAACCAAAAACTAG
- a CDS encoding CAP domain-containing protein, with translation MTTNAEFVSQTIALINVERAKENLAPLALDSQLNQVAQKHSQDMAENDFFGQSGSNGSTPDSRLREVGYIFSTFKQNIAASQPTPESVVQRWLNDPGERANLFDRSVQGIGVGYFFLENDTGNFNAQHYWTLMLADRTPTPTTAIAAPNIASVIQGGSGSDSILGGLAADSIFGNDGDDSILGSNDNDAIFGNRGNDTLFGEDGIDQLFGGRDNDWLFGGGGLDFLSGDLGDDLLFGGTEEDTLLGVDGNDQLFGGDNADSLVGGDGDDSLFGEGDGDRLEGGLGSDQLFGGDGDDTILGQENDDLLVGDRGNDFLDGGSGNDQILGLDGNDNIFGSLGNDTLYGNAGNDVINGEDGDDLIYGGRDDDRLFGDVGNDTLSGDLGSDLLSGGDGDDLLEGGLGNDQLFGGDGNDTLNGGDGDDFLNGNQGADVIDGGAGSDLIHGGKDNDTITGGDGNDTLNGDLGDDFIEGGLGNDILNGSDGNDTLNADEGNDFLDGAEGNDVLNGGIGNDILNGGIGDDALQGNEGDDSLNGGLGNDNLVGGDGNDTLIGGPGNDVLQGNDGADYLEGGDGNDQINGGADNDILIGGAGNDTLDGSDGNDQINGGDGDNVINGGNGDDVIVALGGNDTIDGAAGNDVIQAGDGDNVVNGGDGRDVITAGAGNDTLNGGAGPDQINAGAGDDLIDGGSENDLLSGGAGNDTIIGAEGNDTIVGGAGSDLLTGGGGRDRFSLENAGGIDVITDFEQGIDLIVLSGGLTFQDIRIIDPNPIPADPTTEPPTPAEESSDTAIILNSTGEALMLIQGIALSEFRGFANFTT, from the coding sequence ATGACTACTAACGCAGAATTCGTCTCTCAAACGATCGCACTAATCAACGTAGAACGTGCTAAGGAAAATTTAGCCCCCTTAGCCTTAGATTCTCAACTCAATCAAGTCGCCCAAAAACATAGTCAGGACATGGCCGAAAATGACTTTTTTGGTCAAAGTGGCTCCAATGGCTCCACCCCAGACAGCCGTCTCAGGGAAGTCGGTTATATTTTTTCTACCTTTAAACAAAACATTGCTGCCAGTCAACCGACTCCTGAATCCGTAGTCCAACGTTGGCTGAACGACCCGGGCGAACGGGCTAATCTGTTTGATAGATCCGTCCAAGGGATTGGCGTCGGCTATTTTTTCCTGGAAAATGACACCGGAAATTTTAATGCCCAACATTATTGGACATTAATGCTGGCCGATCGGACGCCAACTCCTACAACCGCGATCGCCGCCCCCAATATTGCCAGTGTGATCCAAGGCGGTAGTGGCAGCGACTCGATCCTTGGCGGTCTAGCGGCTGACAGCATCTTTGGCAATGATGGCGATGACTCCATCCTCGGCAGTAATGATAATGATGCGATCTTCGGCAACCGAGGCAACGATACTTTATTCGGAGAAGATGGTATCGACCAACTATTTGGTGGTAGAGATAATGACTGGCTCTTCGGCGGCGGTGGACTTGATTTCTTATCCGGCGACCTGGGTGACGATCTTCTTTTTGGCGGCACAGAAGAGGACACCCTCTTAGGAGTAGATGGCAATGACCAACTGTTTGGCGGGGACAATGCCGATAGTTTGGTCGGCGGAGATGGCGATGACAGCCTATTTGGGGAAGGAGACGGCGATCGCCTGGAAGGGGGTTTAGGCAGCGATCAACTGTTTGGCGGTGATGGCGACGATACCATCCTTGGACAAGAAAATGACGATCTACTGGTCGGGGACAGGGGAAATGATTTTCTCGATGGCGGGTCTGGTAACGACCAAATCCTCGGACTAGATGGCAACGATAACATTTTTGGCAGTCTCGGCAATGATACCCTCTATGGCAATGCTGGCAATGATGTGATTAACGGTGAAGATGGGGATGACCTGATTTACGGCGGCAGAGATGACGATCGGTTATTTGGTGACGTTGGCAACGATACTTTGAGTGGCGACCTCGGTAGCGATCTCCTATCGGGAGGTGATGGGGATGATTTACTCGAAGGAGGACTCGGGAACGATCAACTCTTTGGTGGCGACGGCAATGATACTCTCAATGGCGGTGATGGTGATGACTTCCTCAACGGCAACCAGGGGGCTGACGTCATCGATGGGGGTGCGGGAAGCGATCTGATCCACGGCGGCAAAGATAACGATACCATTACCGGGGGCGATGGCAACGATACCCTCAATGGCGACCTCGGTGATGACTTCATCGAGGGGGGTCTGGGCAATGATATCCTCAATGGCAGCGATGGCAATGATACCCTCAATGCCGATGAGGGAAATGATTTCCTCGATGGTGCAGAAGGGAATGATGTCCTCAATGGCGGCATTGGCAATGACATCTTGAATGGCGGTATTGGCGATGATGCACTCCAGGGCAACGAGGGGGATGATAGTCTCAACGGCGGTCTGGGCAACGATAATCTGGTTGGAGGAGATGGTAACGATACCCTGATCGGCGGGCCGGGTAATGATGTCCTCCAAGGAAATGATGGAGCCGACTACCTAGAAGGCGGTGATGGCAACGATCAGATCAATGGCGGTGCCGATAACGATATCTTAATCGGGGGAGCCGGAAATGATACCCTCGATGGGAGTGATGGCAACGATCAGATCAATGGCGGAGATGGAGATAATGTCATCAATGGGGGCAATGGTGATGATGTCATCGTTGCTCTGGGCGGCAATGACACCATTGATGGTGCTGCTGGCAATGATGTGATCCAAGCCGGTGATGGGGATAATGTCGTTAATGGTGGTGATGGCAGAGATGTGATTACCGCTGGTGCCGGTAACGATACCCTCAACGGGGGTGCTGGTCCCGATCAAATCAATGCCGGTGCCGGTGACGATCTGATCGATGGCGGCAGTGAAAATGATTTGCTTTCCGGTGGAGCGGGAAATGATACGATCATTGGGGCAGAGGGAAATGATACGATCGTTGGCGGCGCTGGTAGCGATCTGCTGACCGGAGGAGGGGGTCGAGACCGATTTTCTTTGGAAAATGCCGGAGGAATTGATGTCATCACGGATTTTGAACAAGGCATCGATTTGATTGTCTTGAGTGGTGGTTTAACCTTTCAGGATATTCGGATTATTGACCCCAATCCCATTCCGGCAGATCCGACCACCGAACCACCGACTCCCGCTGAAGAATCTTCAGATACGGCAATTATTCTCAATAGTACCGGCGAAGCCTTGATGCTGATCCAAGGGATTGCCCTCTCTGAGTTCCGGGGTTTTGCTAATTTCACCACTTAA
- the ltrA gene encoding group II intron reverse transcriptase/maturase, with product MENAKSITHRVYIPKSNGKKRPLGIPTIKDRVAQAIVKNSLEPEWEAVFEANSYGFRPGRNCQDAIGQCWIRLNTSPTCGGHKWVLDADIKGFFDNIAHETIMEMIGFVPRGKLIKDWLEAGFIDEGKYNPTETGTPQGGVISPLLANIGLHGLETVIKQANPKLGIIRYADDFVVTSKDKESLENALTQSEQWLSERGLKISDEKTKMVHIDDGFNFLGFNIRQYNGKCLIKPQKEKVLAFCKKIGQTLSEMKANTQEQVINRINPLLRGFANYYRGVVSKETFSYINYRVWQYLWRWSLRRHPNKPKKWVKNRYFKRYRGVDWMFMCQGTGRKGKEKSEILYDISKTPIVRHIKVKGQASPDDPTLREYWHNRSIKNGKNHWAKGSKYEQIAKFQEWKCPICGDSLFNGEEIETHHIIPVKDGGSDGPENLIHLHKACHKQVHTNPSYLAGSKA from the coding sequence GTGGAAAATGCCAAAAGCATCACCCACAGGGTGTACATACCCAAATCAAATGGTAAGAAACGTCCTTTAGGCATCCCAACCATAAAGGATAGAGTCGCACAAGCAATAGTCAAAAATTCATTAGAACCAGAATGGGAAGCAGTGTTTGAAGCCAACTCTTATGGCTTCAGACCCGGTAGAAACTGCCAAGACGCCATAGGACAATGTTGGATTAGACTCAACACAAGTCCCACTTGCGGCGGACACAAATGGGTTCTAGACGCTGACATCAAAGGGTTCTTTGATAACATTGCCCATGAAACCATTATGGAAATGATAGGTTTTGTTCCACGTGGAAAACTTATCAAGGACTGGCTAGAAGCTGGGTTTATCGATGAAGGTAAATACAACCCCACAGAGACAGGTACACCTCAAGGTGGTGTCATAAGTCCACTATTAGCAAATATTGGATTGCATGGGTTAGAAACAGTCATTAAACAAGCTAACCCAAAGCTAGGCATCATTCGGTATGCAGACGACTTTGTTGTTACATCAAAGGACAAAGAATCGCTTGAAAATGCACTTACCCAGAGCGAGCAATGGTTATCAGAAAGAGGACTAAAAATCAGCGATGAGAAAACAAAAATGGTTCACATTGATGATGGATTCAATTTCTTGGGGTTCAACATACGCCAATACAATGGCAAATGTTTAATTAAACCCCAGAAAGAAAAAGTATTGGCATTCTGTAAAAAGATAGGACAGACTCTATCCGAAATGAAAGCCAACACACAAGAACAAGTCATCAATAGAATAAACCCACTTCTCAGAGGTTTTGCGAACTACTACAGAGGTGTGGTTAGCAAAGAAACCTTTAGCTACATCAATTATCGAGTGTGGCAATACCTCTGGCGTTGGTCTCTAAGGCGGCATCCCAACAAACCAAAAAAATGGGTGAAAAATCGCTACTTTAAGCGATATAGAGGAGTTGATTGGATGTTCATGTGTCAGGGAACTGGTAGAAAAGGCAAGGAAAAATCCGAAATCTTATACGACATCAGCAAAACCCCAATTGTCAGGCACATCAAAGTCAAAGGTCAGGCAAGTCCAGACGACCCTACCCTCCGGGAATACTGGCATAATCGAAGCATCAAAAACGGGAAAAACCACTGGGCAAAAGGCTCAAAATACGAGCAAATAGCCAAATTCCAGGAATGGAAATGCCCGATATGTGGAGACAGCTTATTCAATGGAGAAGAAATCGAAACCCATCACATAATACCCGTGAAAGATGGTGGCTCAGACGGCCCTGAGAATCTTATCCACTTACACAAAGCGTGTCATAAACAAGTACATACAAATCCAAGTTATCTGGCTGGAAGTAAGGCTTGA
- a CDS encoding pentapeptide repeat-containing protein codes for MQNLEIITEYQTGKRDFSQVNLVKSDLYRANLSEANLMGANLTDANLGRANLSKTNLSQANLSHAKLTASKLTGANLSYANLEEANLMYAELGKTDCRYANLRCASLWQAMLNNADFMNADLSYADLSNADLVGSSFVGANLTGSDLSGANLIAADFGAANLRGANMTGANVWNSNLKGADLTDTILPDGHKHE; via the coding sequence ATGCAAAATTTAGAAATTATTACTGAATATCAGACAGGAAAGCGAGATTTTAGTCAGGTCAATCTGGTTAAGTCTGATTTGTATCGGGCAAATTTAAGTGAGGCGAATTTGATGGGGGCTAACCTGACGGATGCTAACTTAGGTCGCGCCAATCTTTCTAAGACGAATCTGAGTCAAGCAAATTTGAGTCACGCCAAATTAACCGCTAGTAAACTGACGGGGGCAAATTTATCCTATGCTAACCTCGAAGAGGCCAATCTGATGTATGCGGAACTCGGCAAAACAGATTGTCGTTATGCGAATTTGCGGTGCGCTAGTTTATGGCAAGCGATGTTAAATAATGCGGATTTTATGAATGCGGATTTAAGTTATGCCGATTTGAGTAATGCTGATTTGGTGGGCAGCAGTTTTGTTGGGGCAAATTTGACCGGTTCTGACCTGAGTGGAGCCAATTTGATTGCCGCTGATTTCGGGGCTGCCAATTTGAGGGGCGCCAATATGACTGGGGCGAATGTCTGGAATTCTAATCTCAAAGGAGCGGATTTAACGGATACAATTTTGCCCGATGGTCATAAACACGAGTAA
- the hmpF gene encoding pilus motility taxis protein HmpF has product MLYLAEVKKGGVFGGKAELKLLACQRADSWSAIPNEEVIPAEEANSFNSGVLVLVDLTPSKQIQKLRQDTPGELLKILQSFSRQIEKYKKESEEIEQWKRSLMFQSEELQRREEEMQAQAEQLEQIHAESEKLAKERQEMESVRAEASKLQAELDKNRQELDAAWEELRQQQAEFQQTGKLDERSAQNLQELVDYLSQTTISVESVNEPLNLAFEILSNQQSAVAEYQQRLENHRQTAQQQQQAVDSQSEALQNQWQAWHKAQKTLNQQQADLKVHQSSLLLKQDSALMLRHYLQEEYELQESLKQVGGSNPVNVSENPDWGELEKMPLESLPSVVLSLQQDLQNLFPFVIGQVEELVEEQRNNQQEAYQMLYETLVGQWRNLLQLQGKLTQHQVVLGRKLRLPEAPTGGSPASVSVEPMVSKIEELRQSQAEKLQNLEKEIAQMAPSIQEMLDRLNQDLIDHEATHLELTQQEQALREQRRSLAELSGQLSLYEAMLKPQVAKLAELRQKLETAVASLNQLQETGNYQQQAIAQIRDVVIDLVNPPSA; this is encoded by the coding sequence GTGCTGTATCTAGCAGAAGTGAAAAAAGGTGGAGTTTTTGGTGGGAAGGCAGAGTTAAAACTGCTGGCCTGTCAGCGGGCTGACAGTTGGAGTGCTATTCCCAATGAAGAAGTCATTCCAGCGGAGGAAGCCAATAGCTTCAATTCGGGAGTGCTGGTACTGGTAGACCTGACTCCTAGTAAGCAAATCCAAAAGTTACGTCAGGATACCCCTGGTGAACTCCTGAAGATTTTGCAAAGTTTCTCCCGTCAGATCGAAAAGTACAAGAAAGAGTCGGAAGAGATTGAGCAGTGGAAGCGGTCGCTGATGTTCCAGAGCGAAGAACTTCAGCGTCGAGAAGAAGAAATGCAAGCCCAAGCCGAACAGCTTGAGCAGATTCACGCTGAATCCGAAAAGTTGGCAAAAGAACGTCAAGAGATGGAATCGGTGCGAGCCGAAGCCAGCAAACTTCAAGCAGAACTGGACAAAAACCGGCAAGAGTTGGATGCGGCATGGGAAGAACTCCGGCAACAACAAGCTGAATTCCAGCAAACGGGCAAATTAGATGAGCGATCGGCTCAAAATCTTCAGGAACTCGTCGATTATTTATCTCAAACCACTATTTCTGTTGAGTCAGTCAATGAGCCCTTGAATCTCGCTTTTGAGATACTAAGCAATCAGCAGTCAGCGGTTGCCGAATATCAACAACGTTTGGAAAACCATCGGCAAACCGCTCAACAACAGCAACAAGCGGTGGATAGCCAGTCAGAGGCACTCCAGAATCAGTGGCAAGCATGGCATAAAGCTCAAAAGACTTTAAATCAGCAACAAGCTGACTTGAAGGTTCACCAAAGTAGTTTGCTTCTTAAACAAGATTCTGCCCTGATGCTGCGTCACTATTTGCAAGAAGAGTATGAGTTGCAGGAATCTCTTAAACAAGTGGGTGGTTCAAACCCGGTGAATGTGTCAGAGAATCCTGATTGGGGTGAGTTAGAGAAGATGCCTCTGGAGAGTTTGCCCTCGGTGGTACTTTCTTTGCAGCAGGATTTGCAAAATCTGTTTCCTTTTGTGATTGGACAGGTTGAGGAGTTGGTGGAGGAGCAACGGAATAATCAACAAGAAGCTTATCAAATGTTGTATGAAACTTTGGTGGGTCAATGGCGCAATCTGTTGCAGCTTCAAGGCAAATTAACTCAGCATCAAGTGGTTTTAGGCCGTAAACTGCGGTTGCCCGAAGCACCTACAGGGGGGTCTCCAGCTTCGGTATCTGTGGAACCAATGGTCAGCAAAATCGAGGAACTTCGGCAATCTCAAGCCGAGAAATTGCAAAATCTTGAGAAGGAAATTGCTCAGATGGCGCCCAGTATTCAGGAAATGCTTGACCGACTGAATCAAGATTTAATCGATCATGAAGCCACGCATTTAGAACTGACGCAGCAAGAGCAAGCACTGCGGGAACAACGGCGATCGCTGGCTGAGTTGTCCGGTCAGTTGAGCCTCTATGAAGCGATGCTAAAACCCCAGGTAGCAAAACTGGCAGAACTGCGGCAAAAGCTGGAAACCGCAGTGGCGTCTTTAAATCAGCTTCAAGAGACAGGCAATTATCAACAACAGGCGATCGCGCAAATTCGCGATGTGGTGATCGATTTGGTGAATCCTCCCTCTGCTTAA
- a CDS encoding reverse transcriptase N-terminal domain-containing protein: MSRTILINGDNGQLKDWSQVNWKKIRKNVRNLRQRIFRARKLGQWKQLRRLQKLMIKSRSNLLLSVRQITQVNTGKQTAGIDKEVINTPAQRVKLVNEWKMPKASPTGCTYPNQMVRNVL, translated from the coding sequence ATGTCAAGAACAATCTTGATAAATGGAGATAACGGACAACTTAAGGACTGGTCACAGGTGAACTGGAAGAAAATCCGAAAGAATGTCAGGAATCTAAGACAAAGAATCTTTCGTGCCAGAAAACTTGGTCAGTGGAAGCAATTGAGAAGATTGCAGAAATTGATGATAAAAAGCCGTTCAAACCTACTGCTTAGTGTCAGACAAATTACTCAGGTTAACACCGGAAAGCAAACGGCAGGGATAGACAAGGAGGTAATAAACACCCCTGCACAGCGAGTAAAACTTGTCAATGAGTGGAAAATGCCAAAAGCATCACCCACAGGGTGTACATACCCAAATCAAATGGTAAGAAACGTCCTTTAG
- a CDS encoding AarF/ABC1/UbiB kinase family protein → MHVKTVLPPKNQAPVGATKSSSHLNSSEVPTVTVETKAIPSVEEHFQSSSDPTAVRYDPIAIATHYRLRPLQVLMRQISIIWPFLLFALRLWWDKKTGNSKKNQGKQAIQLREMLTKLGPAFIKIGQALSTRPDLVPPLYLEELTKLQDQLPAFANEIAYKFIEEELGDRPENIYAELSPNPVAAASLGQVYKGKLKTGETVAVKVQRPGLKDSMGLDVYILRQLAIWFVTNFKHRVKSDLVGIMDEFGARIYEEMDYTQEGRNAEKFQELYGHLKDIYVPKIYWEYTGREVLTMEWVEGTKLTKLLELRQQGIDPTYLIEVGVNCSLRQLLEHGFFHADPHPGNLLATTDGKLAYLDFGMMSQVKPYQRYGLIEAVVHLVNRDFEGLAKDYVKLEFLTEDTDLTPIVPALAGVFGNALGSSVAELNFKSITDQLSEVMYEYPFRVPAYYALIIRSLVTLEGIAINVDPEFKVLSKAYPYVAKRLLTDSAPELRSSLRDLLFKEGSFRWNRLENLLKNAKNSDDYDLSQNLNQALEFLFSERGDFIRDYLVDEIVKSMDMLSQNAFYNARSVIGEWFGLTETQPPVPAADQENLERMQRILLLLKDTPGFDPMKLVQMVPQVLMKPEVQRLGQEVASNLAQRAVARLIRQFLIGDSAADPVPSTHNPNNHSRQTVALPPGR, encoded by the coding sequence ATGCACGTCAAGACAGTATTGCCCCCTAAGAATCAAGCACCAGTGGGTGCGACGAAATCATCATCCCATCTCAACTCCTCAGAAGTGCCTACCGTCACGGTGGAAACAAAAGCGATCCCGTCGGTAGAGGAACACTTCCAGAGTTCATCGGATCCAACGGCAGTCCGCTATGACCCGATCGCGATCGCCACACATTATCGCCTGCGACCCCTGCAAGTCTTAATGCGCCAGATTAGCATTATTTGGCCATTTTTGCTGTTTGCTCTGCGCCTTTGGTGGGACAAGAAAACGGGCAACAGCAAAAAAAATCAAGGCAAGCAAGCGATCCAACTGCGAGAAATGCTGACGAAACTAGGGCCAGCATTTATCAAAATTGGCCAAGCCCTCTCCACTCGTCCAGACTTGGTGCCCCCCCTATACCTGGAGGAGCTAACCAAACTGCAAGATCAACTGCCAGCTTTTGCCAACGAAATCGCCTATAAATTTATTGAAGAAGAATTAGGCGATCGCCCAGAAAACATCTACGCCGAACTTTCTCCCAACCCCGTAGCCGCTGCCTCCCTCGGTCAAGTTTACAAAGGCAAACTGAAAACTGGTGAAACCGTCGCCGTCAAAGTCCAACGACCGGGCTTAAAAGACAGCATGGGTCTTGATGTGTATATTTTGCGCCAACTGGCCATTTGGTTTGTCACCAACTTCAAACATCGAGTGAAAAGTGACCTCGTAGGCATCATGGATGAATTTGGCGCTCGCATCTATGAAGAAATGGACTACACCCAAGAAGGCCGGAATGCCGAAAAGTTTCAGGAACTTTATGGTCATCTCAAAGATATTTACGTTCCCAAGATTTATTGGGAATACACAGGGCGAGAAGTGCTGACAATGGAATGGGTGGAAGGCACTAAATTAACCAAATTATTAGAATTACGCCAACAAGGAATCGATCCGACTTATCTCATAGAAGTTGGAGTCAACTGTTCTCTGCGGCAACTTCTCGAACATGGATTTTTTCACGCTGACCCCCATCCCGGAAATTTATTAGCCACCACCGATGGCAAATTAGCATACCTCGACTTTGGCATGATGAGCCAAGTTAAACCCTATCAGCGTTATGGATTAATTGAAGCGGTGGTTCACTTGGTTAACCGAGACTTTGAAGGATTAGCCAAAGATTATGTCAAATTAGAATTTTTAACAGAAGATACGGACTTAACCCCGATCGTTCCCGCATTAGCCGGTGTATTTGGCAACGCTTTGGGTTCTAGTGTTGCTGAGTTAAATTTCAAAAGCATTACGGATCAACTATCGGAAGTGATGTATGAATATCCCTTTCGCGTTCCTGCTTATTACGCTTTAATTATTCGCTCTTTAGTCACCTTAGAAGGAATTGCCATTAACGTCGATCCAGAATTTAAAGTTCTGAGTAAAGCATATCCTTATGTGGCCAAGCGCTTATTAACTGACTCAGCCCCAGAATTAAGGTCTTCTTTACGGGATTTACTCTTTAAAGAAGGCAGCTTTCGCTGGAATCGTTTGGAAAACTTGTTAAAAAATGCCAAAAATAGTGATGATTATGACCTCAGTCAAAATTTAAATCAAGCTTTAGAATTTCTCTTTTCTGAACGGGGAGATTTCATTAGAGATTATTTGGTGGATGAAATTGTTAAAAGTATGGATATGCTATCACAGAATGCTTTTTACAATGCTCGATCTGTGATTGGTGAGTGGTTTGGGCTAACTGAAACACAGCCGCCAGTACCAGCAGCCGACCAAGAAAATTTAGAACGAATGCAACGGATTTTACTTTTGCTAAAAGATACTCCGGGTTTTGATCCGATGAAGTTAGTGCAGATGGTGCCACAAGTTTTAATGAAACCAGAAGTGCAACGTCTCGGTCAGGAAGTAGCCAGTAATTTGGCTCAAAGGGCTGTCGCTCGATTAATTCGTCAATTCTTGATCGGTGACTCCGCTGCCGATCCCGTTCCGTCAACCCATAATCCGAACAATCATTCTCGTCAAACCGTCGCACTTCCTCCGGGTCGATAA
- the rpsU gene encoding 30S ribosomal protein S21 translates to MTQVVVGENEGIESALRRFKRQVSKAGILADVKSRRYFENPQEKKKRKASAARRKRRYR, encoded by the coding sequence ATGACCCAAGTGGTAGTCGGCGAAAACGAAGGAATCGAATCTGCGTTGCGTCGCTTTAAACGGCAAGTTTCCAAAGCGGGAATTTTGGCAGATGTTAAAAGTCGGCGTTATTTTGAAAATCCCCAAGAAAAGAAAAAGCGCAAAGCCAGCGCCGCTCGTCGGAAAAGACGTTATCGTTAA